In one Trichlorobacter lovleyi SZ genomic region, the following are encoded:
- the hcp gene encoding hydroxylamine reductase produces MSMFCNQCEQAANGTGCNISGVCGKKPDVAALQDHLLYGLKSLALYADKLGRDAEIDRFTIEALFSTVTNVDFDPEDIAKLIQKCYQLKEKAKAASGAAISGPVADWKPAADLATMVAQGEQHGINTQHVNEDIRSTIEILMYGLKGMSAYMDHAMILGRSNDEVMAFFQKALAATTDANLGLMDFVGLCMECGKQNLTVMGLLDTAHNETYGAPVPTPVNLGTKAGKGILVTGHDLKMLEELLKQTEGKGINIYTHGEMLPAHGYPGLKKYPHLVGNFGGAWQDQAREFPNFPGAIIFNTNCIQRPADSYKDRLYTWGLVQWPGVTHINGWDFSEVINKALECPSLPENPGQEILTGFGHNAVLGVADKVIAAVKAGQIKHFFLVGGCDGAKSGRNYYTEFAEKAPQDTVILTLACGKYRFNKLEFGDIGGIPRLLDIGQCNDAYSAIQIAVALAGAFECGVNDLPLSMILSWYEQKAVVILLTLLSLGIKNIRLGPSLPAFITPNVLAFLVENFNIMPITTAEEDLKAILG; encoded by the coding sequence ATGAGCATGTTCTGTAACCAGTGTGAGCAAGCTGCCAACGGTACCGGTTGCAATATTTCCGGAGTCTGCGGCAAGAAGCCCGATGTGGCCGCCCTGCAGGATCATCTTCTGTACGGCCTGAAGTCCCTGGCCCTGTATGCCGACAAGCTCGGCCGGGATGCCGAGATCGACCGTTTCACCATTGAGGCGCTGTTCAGCACCGTCACCAACGTGGACTTTGATCCCGAAGATATCGCCAAACTGATTCAAAAGTGTTACCAGCTGAAAGAAAAGGCCAAGGCCGCTTCAGGCGCCGCCATCAGCGGCCCGGTGGCTGACTGGAAGCCTGCTGCCGACCTGGCCACCATGGTTGCCCAGGGAGAACAGCACGGTATCAACACCCAGCATGTCAATGAGGACATCCGTTCTACGATTGAGATCCTGATGTACGGCCTGAAAGGCATGTCCGCCTATATGGACCATGCCATGATCCTGGGCCGCAGCAACGATGAGGTCATGGCCTTTTTCCAGAAGGCGCTGGCCGCCACCACCGATGCCAACCTGGGGCTGATGGATTTCGTGGGGCTCTGCATGGAATGCGGCAAGCAGAACCTGACCGTAATGGGGCTGCTGGATACGGCCCATAATGAAACCTATGGCGCTCCGGTACCGACCCCGGTCAACCTGGGTACCAAGGCAGGCAAAGGTATCCTGGTGACCGGCCATGACCTGAAGATGCTGGAAGAACTGCTCAAGCAGACCGAAGGCAAGGGGATCAACATCTATACCCATGGCGAGATGCTGCCGGCCCACGGCTATCCCGGCCTGAAAAAATATCCGCACCTGGTGGGTAACTTCGGCGGTGCCTGGCAGGATCAGGCCAGGGAATTCCCCAACTTCCCCGGTGCCATCATCTTCAACACCAACTGCATCCAGCGTCCGGCCGACTCCTACAAGGACCGTCTCTACACCTGGGGCCTGGTACAATGGCCCGGTGTAACCCACATCAACGGCTGGGACTTCTCCGAAGTGATCAACAAGGCGCTGGAGTGTCCGTCTCTGCCGGAAAACCCGGGCCAGGAGATCCTGACCGGCTTCGGCCACAACGCCGTGCTGGGGGTGGCTGACAAGGTCATTGCTGCGGTCAAGGCCGGTCAGATCAAGCATTTCTTCCTGGTGGGCGGTTGCGACGGCGCCAAATCAGGTCGCAACTACTACACCGAGTTTGCCGAGAAGGCTCCCCAGGATACCGTCATCCTGACTCTGGCCTGCGGCAAGTACCGCTTCAACAAGCTGGAGTTCGGCGACATCGGCGGCATCCCGCGCCTGCTGGATATCGGCCAGTGCAACGACGCCTACTCCGCCATCCAGATCGCGGTGGCCCTGGCCGGTGCCTTTGAGTGCGGCGTGAATGACCTGCCTCTTTCCATGATCCTCTCCTGGTACGAGCAGAAGGCGGTGGTAATCCTGCTGACCCTGCTGTCGCTGGGGATCAAGAACATCCGCCTGGGACCCTCACTGCCGGCCTTCATCACCCCCAATGTGCTGGCCTTCCTGGTGGAGAACTTCAACATCATGCCGATTACCACGGCTGAGGAAGATCTGAAGGCCATCCTGGGGTAG
- a CDS encoding hemerythrin domain-containing protein, giving the protein MKTNITQTLVDEHQLILRMIALLEQNAPLTAAGAYTNWQFYLDGIDFIRQYADRFHHAKEEDVLFEALVANGMPRDHSPVAAMLMEHDLGRSHVRQLEEAVREARAGRNERYPAIAEHALAYAELLKDHIAKEDAVLYPLAERVLPEGVRADILQRYKTAEQRTPEGFSRHYGQIVDQYEKS; this is encoded by the coding sequence ATGAAGACCAACATTACGCAGACATTGGTGGACGAGCACCAACTTATCTTGCGGATGATCGCCCTGCTGGAGCAAAACGCACCGCTCACGGCGGCTGGCGCATACACCAACTGGCAATTCTATCTGGACGGTATCGACTTCATCCGTCAGTACGCCGACCGTTTTCACCATGCCAAGGAAGAGGATGTTCTGTTCGAGGCACTGGTGGCAAACGGCATGCCCCGCGACCACAGCCCGGTGGCGGCCATGCTGATGGAGCACGACCTGGGGCGCTCCCATGTGCGCCAGCTGGAGGAAGCGGTACGTGAGGCCCGGGCTGGCCGCAACGAACGCTACCCGGCAATAGCCGAGCATGCTCTGGCCTATGCCGAACTGCTCAAGGATCATATCGCCAAGGAAGATGCAGTGCTCTACCCGTTGGCGGAACGGGTACTGCCGGAAGGCGTACGCGCAGACATCCTTCAGCGCTATAAGACTGCAGAACAGCGCACACCGGAAGGGTTCAGCCGGCACTACGGCCAGATTGTCGACCAGTACGAAAAAAGTTGA
- a CDS encoding c-type cytochrome yields MKLVCGISCLLIMLLAMITEPFADQAVDAAVVGDAKRGAARFSGSLPFAKGAAPCGACHALANRGVNGGKMAGDLGGLFTPDGADAIKDAVTAIETPVMKKMYTAHPLSDLEYADLAAFARQPGPEQQPTPGRSLPLAGMGAAGLFLIGFALYKRRIS; encoded by the coding sequence ATGAAGCTCGTGTGCGGTATAAGCTGTCTGCTCATCATGTTGCTTGCAATGATCACTGAACCGTTTGCAGACCAGGCAGTCGATGCAGCCGTGGTGGGGGACGCCAAACGGGGTGCGGCCCGCTTCTCGGGCTCTCTCCCCTTTGCAAAGGGCGCCGCACCCTGCGGGGCCTGTCATGCCCTGGCAAACCGGGGTGTCAACGGCGGGAAGATGGCCGGTGACTTGGGCGGCCTGTTCACCCCCGATGGTGCCGATGCGATCAAGGATGCCGTCACTGCCATCGAAACACCGGTCATGAAGAAGATGTATACCGCACATCCCTTGTCTGACCTGGAATATGCTGATCTGGCTGCCTTTGCCCGCCAGCCGGGGCCTGAACAACAGCCGACACCGGGCCGGTCATTGCCCTTGGCCGGCATGGGTGCTGCAGGACTGTTTCTGATCGGATTCGCACTGTACAAGAGGAGGATTTCCTGA
- a CDS encoding nitrate reductase subunit alpha, with protein MADNRIKDESCCGGRDWEEFYRNRWQYDKVVRSTHGVNCTGGCSWMVHVKDGIVGWELQANDYPQLSGDIPNHEPRGCPRGISYSWYLYSPLRVKYPYLRGALLDRWQEARAQHDDPVTAWASIVENPDRRASYTSQRGMGGFRRADWETVVELIAASTVYTAKKHGPDRIIGFTPIPAMSMISYAAGTRFLQLLGGVCMSFYDWYCDLPPASPQVWGEQTDVCESADWYNASYIVLCGANLPQTRTPDSHFMTEARYRGAKVVVMSPDLNIASKFADTWLPVEQGHDGAFWMALNHVLLKEFYVDRQVPFFEEYARTYTDLPFLVKLEQRDGIWQAGEHLRASELERSAGMEQGEWILCVSDASGKIRIPKGSLGMRWDSKPGNWNLDMTDVLDNQPIDCALSLLGDRATTVCFRYEGEQDALREVPCRSIQTVNGEVLVTTVFDLLLAQFGVSRDLGGDYPSSYDDDKPFTPAWQEKHTGVGRETLLQIAREWGENGEKSNGRNMVITGAGVNHWYHNDLIYRSFITALLLTGSVGRNGGGMAHYVGQEKVVPLAPWTAVAMAQDWVKPSRLQNTPSFWYIHSDQWRYDRNFTDYFKPETGENIPAHAADVNAKAVRLGWLPFAPHFNDSPLRLMQQAHEAGATDDAAIRAWLVKRLQSGETRFAIEDPDAPENFPRLWFIWRSNAISASAKGHEYFLKHVLGAPNSTVTASEVAKDQVTELVWHDKAPEGKMDLIVDLNFRMDTSTVYSDIILPAATWYEKSDVNTTDMHSFVNCMDAAVPPSWESKADWKIFSMIAKKVSELSAPHFPEPFKDIIAAPLLHDTPGEIAQRRVKDWKQGECEPIPGKTMPNLAIVERDYVNLYNRFMSLGPNIAHLGAHGVNWDADDVHADLLNRLPTRSWGGKTYIDLEDERNVADTLLAFAPETNGELAVRAYQNMEARIGKPLAHLAEGSRNVRISWDDITRQPRRFHNSPVWSGLVDGGRPYSPYVLNVEHGVPWRTLSGRQSLYLDHPWYTSFNEGLPTFKGKLPAAVLDELQEGVQDGLVLNFLTPHGKWGIHSTYTDNLRMLTLSRGGQVVWLNHEDAAQAGIEDNEGVELINNNGVVVCKAIVSSRIPKGSVFMYHAPERTINIKKSRKTGKKGGVHNSLARIRLKPTLMLGGYAQFSYYFNYWGPTGVNRDCYVVVRKLRG; from the coding sequence ATGGCCGACAACCGGATCAAAGACGAGAGCTGCTGTGGCGGACGGGACTGGGAAGAGTTTTATCGTAACCGCTGGCAGTACGACAAGGTGGTGCGCAGCACCCACGGCGTCAACTGTACCGGCGGTTGCAGCTGGATGGTGCATGTCAAGGACGGTATTGTCGGCTGGGAACTGCAGGCCAACGACTATCCCCAATTGAGTGGCGACATCCCCAACCACGAACCGCGCGGCTGTCCGCGTGGGATCAGCTACTCCTGGTATCTCTACAGTCCGTTGCGGGTGAAGTATCCCTATCTGCGCGGCGCGCTGCTGGATCGTTGGCAGGAAGCCCGTGCACAGCATGACGATCCGGTAACTGCCTGGGCCAGCATTGTTGAAAATCCCGACAGGCGCGCCAGCTACACCTCCCAACGGGGCATGGGCGGCTTCCGCCGGGCCGATTGGGAAACGGTGGTTGAGCTGATCGCCGCCTCCACGGTCTACACCGCCAAAAAACACGGACCGGACCGGATCATCGGTTTTACCCCGATCCCGGCCATGTCCATGATCAGCTACGCCGCCGGCACCCGCTTTCTGCAACTGCTGGGCGGGGTCTGCATGAGCTTCTACGACTGGTACTGCGACCTGCCGCCGGCCTCGCCGCAAGTCTGGGGCGAGCAGACCGACGTCTGCGAATCAGCCGACTGGTACAACGCCTCCTACATCGTGCTGTGCGGGGCCAACCTGCCACAGACCCGCACCCCCGACTCCCACTTCATGACCGAAGCCCGTTACCGCGGCGCCAAGGTGGTGGTCATGTCGCCGGACCTGAACATCGCCAGCAAGTTTGCCGACACCTGGCTGCCGGTGGAACAGGGCCACGACGGCGCCTTCTGGATGGCCCTGAACCACGTGCTGCTGAAAGAATTTTACGTCGACCGCCAGGTGCCGTTTTTTGAGGAGTACGCCCGCACCTACACCGACCTGCCGTTCCTGGTCAAGCTGGAACAGCGCGACGGCATCTGGCAGGCTGGCGAACATCTGCGCGCCTCAGAACTAGAGCGCAGCGCCGGAATGGAACAGGGCGAGTGGATCCTGTGCGTGTCGGATGCAAGCGGCAAGATCAGGATTCCCAAGGGCAGCCTGGGGATGCGCTGGGATTCCAAGCCGGGCAACTGGAACCTGGACATGACCGACGTCTTGGACAACCAACCGATCGACTGCGCGTTAAGTCTGCTGGGCGACCGGGCAACCACCGTATGTTTCCGCTACGAGGGCGAGCAGGATGCCTTGCGTGAAGTCCCCTGCCGCAGCATCCAAACCGTGAACGGTGAGGTGCTGGTGACCACCGTTTTTGATCTGCTGCTGGCCCAGTTCGGCGTATCCCGCGACCTGGGTGGCGATTATCCGTCCAGCTACGACGATGACAAGCCGTTCACCCCGGCCTGGCAGGAAAAACATACCGGGGTCGGCCGTGAGACCCTGCTGCAGATCGCCCGCGAATGGGGTGAGAACGGCGAGAAGAGCAATGGCCGCAACATGGTCATCACCGGGGCCGGGGTCAATCACTGGTACCACAACGACCTGATCTACCGTTCCTTCATCACCGCCCTGCTCCTGACCGGCAGCGTCGGCCGCAATGGCGGCGGCATGGCCCACTACGTTGGTCAGGAGAAAGTTGTGCCGCTGGCCCCCTGGACCGCCGTGGCCATGGCCCAGGACTGGGTCAAGCCGTCGCGGCTGCAGAACACCCCCAGCTTCTGGTACATTCATTCCGACCAGTGGCGCTATGACCGCAACTTCACCGACTATTTCAAGCCGGAAACCGGTGAAAACATTCCGGCCCATGCAGCTGATGTCAATGCCAAGGCAGTACGGCTCGGCTGGCTGCCGTTTGCGCCGCACTTCAACGACAGCCCGTTACGGTTGATGCAGCAGGCCCACGAGGCCGGAGCAACCGACGATGCAGCTATCCGGGCCTGGCTGGTTAAACGGCTGCAAAGCGGTGAGACCCGCTTTGCCATTGAAGATCCGGACGCGCCGGAGAACTTCCCCCGTCTCTGGTTCATCTGGCGTTCCAACGCCATCTCGGCCAGCGCCAAGGGACACGAATACTTTCTCAAACATGTACTGGGCGCACCCAACAGCACGGTTACGGCCAGCGAGGTTGCCAAAGACCAGGTCACGGAATTGGTCTGGCACGACAAGGCCCCGGAAGGCAAGATGGACCTGATCGTGGACCTGAACTTCCGGATGGACACCTCCACGGTCTACTCGGACATCATACTGCCGGCCGCCACCTGGTACGAAAAATCGGATGTCAACACCACCGACATGCATTCCTTTGTCAATTGCATGGATGCTGCGGTACCGCCATCCTGGGAATCCAAGGCCGACTGGAAGATCTTCAGCATGATCGCCAAAAAGGTCAGCGAACTGTCTGCTCCCCACTTCCCGGAGCCGTTCAAGGATATCATTGCCGCCCCGCTGCTGCATGATACGCCGGGCGAGATAGCCCAACGCCGGGTGAAGGACTGGAAACAGGGCGAGTGTGAGCCGATTCCGGGCAAGACCATGCCCAACCTGGCCATCGTAGAACGCGACTACGTCAACCTCTACAACCGCTTTATGTCGCTGGGTCCCAACATCGCTCACTTGGGGGCCCACGGGGTCAACTGGGATGCCGACGACGTCCATGCCGACCTGCTGAACAGGCTGCCGACCCGCTCTTGGGGCGGCAAAACCTATATTGATCTGGAGGATGAGCGGAACGTGGCCGACACCCTGTTGGCCTTCGCCCCTGAAACCAATGGCGAACTGGCCGTTCGGGCCTACCAGAACATGGAGGCCCGCATCGGCAAACCGTTGGCCCATCTGGCAGAAGGCAGCCGGAACGTCCGGATCAGTTGGGATGACATCACCCGCCAGCCGCGCCGTTTCCACAATTCACCGGTCTGGAGCGGGCTGGTCGACGGCGGCCGTCCCTACTCACCCTATGTGCTGAATGTGGAGCATGGTGTGCCTTGGCGCACCTTGTCCGGCCGTCAATCACTCTATCTGGACCACCCCTGGTACACCTCGTTCAATGAAGGACTGCCCACCTTCAAGGGCAAACTGCCTGCAGCGGTGCTGGACGAGCTACAGGAAGGAGTCCAGGACGGGCTGGTGCTGAATTTCCTGACCCCCCACGGCAAGTGGGGCATCCACTCCACCTACACCGACAACCTGCGGATGCTGACCCTCTCCCGCGGCGGCCAGGTGGTCTGGCTGAACCATGAGGATGCGGCCCAGGCCGGCATTGAAGACAACGAAGGGGTGGAGTTGATCAACAACAACGGGGTGGTGGTCTGCAAGGCGATCGTCTCGTCCCGCATCCCCAAGGGGTCGGTCTTCATGTATCACGCCCCGGAACGGACCATTAACATCAAGAAATCCCGCAAAACCGGCAAGAAAGGCGGCGTCCACAACAGTCTGGCCCGGATCCGCCTGAAGCCGACCCTGATGCTGGGGGGCTATGCCCAGTTTTCCTATTATTTCAACTACTGGGGGCCCACCGGGGTCAACCGCGACTGCTATGTGGTGGTCAGAAAGTTGAGGGGGTGA